Proteins from a genomic interval of Verrucomicrobiota bacterium:
- a CDS encoding FecR domain-containing protein yields the protein MKIRILLAVAFAALASLAGAASLTESTFTEVIKDVNVVTLPARTTQPAKVSELFKAPDLVRTGTDSRTELTAPDQTITRVGANTVFSFEPKGRNVDLEQGSVLFHSPKGKGGGAIKTGGASAAVLGTTLMVSTTTNRGFKTIVLEGKGKVTLANRKSRTLKAGQMVLVLPGGEDFGPTLDINLGKLVAGSKLVTGFSRELASLSLINTEILKQNKALARGRAPTDFASRTGLEGMDENTYQAAVPPLPQK from the coding sequence ATGAAAATCCGGATTCTTCTGGCGGTCGCGTTCGCGGCGCTGGCTTCGCTGGCGGGCGCCGCTTCGCTCACCGAAAGCACGTTCACGGAGGTGATCAAGGACGTGAACGTCGTCACCCTGCCGGCCAGAACCACCCAACCTGCAAAAGTGAGTGAACTTTTCAAAGCGCCTGACCTTGTCCGGACGGGCACGGATTCCCGCACCGAACTGACCGCGCCGGACCAGACCATCACGCGTGTCGGTGCGAACACGGTCTTTTCCTTCGAACCGAAAGGGCGCAATGTTGACCTGGAGCAAGGCAGCGTTCTGTTTCATTCGCCGAAGGGCAAAGGCGGCGGGGCCATCAAGACCGGCGGCGCGTCGGCGGCGGTGCTTGGCACGACGCTGATGGTGTCCACGACGACGAACCGCGGATTCAAGACAATCGTCCTCGAGGGCAAGGGCAAGGTGACGCTCGCGAACCGCAAAAGCCGGACGTTGAAAGCCGGACAGATGGTTCTGGTGTTGCCCGGTGGTGAAGATTTCGGGCCGACGCTGGACATTAATCTGGGCAAGCTGGTGGCCGGATCAAAGCTGGTCACTGGCTTTTCGCGCGAGCTGGCTTCCCTCTCTTTGATCAACACCGAAATCCTGAAGCAGAACAAGGCGCTGGCCAGAGGTCGTGCCCCAACCGATTTTGCCAGCCGCACGGGTCTGGAAGGCATGGACGAAAACACGTATCAAGCGGCGGTTCCGCCGCTGCCCCAAAAATAG